Proteins encoded together in one Coffea arabica cultivar ET-39 chromosome 2c, Coffea Arabica ET-39 HiFi, whole genome shotgun sequence window:
- the LOC140035085 gene encoding BEL1-like homeodomain protein 7, producing the protein MAAYFPGSDNERDMSTMLHLRESLSSSYSNAPVLPGNLMMYMNYSSSSGSYSGALAGNSQNHGSSITDLLVASSSKASEHENLVDLGGQRIGEHDLTEWKNSRNSMLLMYPGGDAAGVLQNPQNMQIQGLSLTLSTHVPSGFQVSSLQCSSPNPGYSSLLSANPSIPAVGTGRNGYFENLDSSQSKQSRHIEYVSSGFPGSNSDTARADVSPYGMPSIARAVPNSKYLKAAQQLLDEVVNVRKALKEHNPKKGAMKDSKESHGDPKNGESDYPICGSSTNVQESSSNSASELSAAEKQDLQSKMSKLLAMMDEVDKRYKQYYHQMQIVVSSFDVIAGSEAARPYTALALQTISRHFRCLRDAINVQVQVTRRSLGEQDASTSSKAIGISRLRYVDQQIKQQRALQQLGMMQQHAWRPQRGLPESSVTVLRAWLFEHFLHPYPKDSDKIMLARQTGLTRSQVSNWFINARVRLWKPMVEEMYKEEAVDAEMDSNSSSDIAGKTVVGDVKESEGRGEDILQSTTSTVTERCSAEQLIESKSDYFPDVEMMETNIGRPFQNDSNVLPDTAVVQSIEGNGRYMVASAAAYHMSELERFENGSGVSLTLGLQHSDGGTVRMPIQTYQNYIPMRGDDKCSVAAPSMGVQAADFDCMDSGNQQNRFASSQTLHDFVA; encoded by the exons ATGGCCGCATATTTTCCTGGTTCAGACAATGAAAGAGATATGTCAACAATGCTCCACTTAAGGGAATCTTTATCTAGTTCTTATTCAAATGCACCAGTGCTTCCTGGAAATTTGATGATGTATATGAACTACTCATCTTCTTCAGGGTCATATTCAGGTGCATTGGCAGGAAATTCACAAAACCATGGCAGCAGCATTACTGATCTGCTAGTAGCTTCAAGTTCCAAAGCATCTGAACATGAAAATCTGGTTGACCTTGGAGGGCAGAGAATTGGGGAGCATGACTTGACTGAATGGAAAAATAGTAGAAATAGCATGCTGTTAATGTACCCTGGGGGTGATGCTGCTGGTGTCCTTCAAAATCCACAAAACATGCAGATTCAGGGATTATCTCTTACTCTGAGTACACATGTACCATCAGGTTTTCAAGTGTCATCACTACAATGTAGTTCTCCTAATCCTGGTTATTCTTCCTTGTTGAGCGCTAATCCATCTATACCAGCTGTAGGCACTGGTAGAAATGGGTACTTTGAAAATCTTGATAGTTCCCAAAGTAAACAGTCAAGACACATCGAGTATGTTTCTTCTGGCTTTCCAGGAAGCAATTCAGATACAGCACGAGCTGATGTATCTCCTTATGGAATGCCAAGCATTGCAAGAGCTGTTCCAAATTCGAAGTATCTGAAGGCAGCTCAGCAACTGCTTGATGAAGTTGTTAATGTGAGAAAAGCTCTCAAGGAGCATAATCCAAAGAAGGGTGCAATGAAAGATTCCAAAGAATCACATGGAGATCCAAAAAATGGAGAGTCAGATTATCCAATATGTGGATCATCTACAAATGTACAAGAATCAAGCAGTAACTCTGCCAGTGAACTTTCTGCAGCTGAGAAACAAGATTTGCAGAGTAAAATGTCAAAGCTTTTGGCAATGATGGATGAG GTTGACAAAAGGTACAAACAGTATTATCATCAAATGCAGATTGTAGTGTCATCATTTGATGTTATAGCGGGATCTGAGGCTGCACGACCATACACAGCTCTTGCCCTCCAGACAATTTCCCGTCACTTTCGGTGCTTGCGAGATGCAATCAATGTGCAGGTTCAAGTAACAAGGAGAAGTCTTGGTGAGCAAGATGCTTCAACAAGCAGTAAAGCGATTGGAATATCTCGCCTCCGGTATGTAGACCAACAGATCAAACAGCAGAGAGCCCTGCAGCAGCTTGGTATGATGCAGCAACATGCCTGGAGGCCACAGAGAGGGCTGCCTGAAAGTTCTGTTACAGTTTTACGTGCTTGGCTTTTTGAGCATTTTCTTCATCC CTACCCTAAAGATTCTGACAAGATCATGCTGGCAAGGCAGACTGGCTTAACAAGAAGTCAG GTCTCAAACTGGTTTATAAATGCAAGAGTGCGTCTTTGGAAGCCCATGGTTGAGGAGATGTACAAGGAAGAGGCTGTTGATGCTGAAATGGACTCCAATTCTTCATCTGATATTGCTGGAAAAACCGTAGTTGGTGATGTCAAGGAATCTGAAGGTAGAGGCGAAGATATACTACAAAGTACAACTTCAACAGTTACTGAGCGATGCAGTGCCGAGCAATTGATTGAGTCAAAGTCTGATTATTTTCCGGATGTAGAAATGATGGAAACGAATATTGGTCGACCATTTCAGAATGACTCCAATGTTTTACCGGATACAGCAGTTGTTCAATCAATAGAAGGCAACGGTAGATATATGGTAGCTTCTGCTGCTGCATACCACATGTCTGAGCTGGAAAGGTTTGAGAATGGCAGTGGAGTGTCCCTCACCTTGGGGTTGCAACACAGCGATGGAGGCACCGTGCGAATGCCCATCCAAACTTACCAGAATTATATCCCCATGAGAGGGGATGATAAGTGCAGTGTAGCAGCACCTTCCATGGGTGTACAGGCTGCAGATTTTGACTGCATGGACTCGGGAAATCAGCAGAATCGATTTGCCTCCTCTCAAACTTTGCATgattttgtagcctga